From Priestia filamentosa, a single genomic window includes:
- a CDS encoding DMT family transporter codes for MRPIFLGILASLFFASTFVLNRFMEVEGGSWVWSAVLRFVFMIPFLLFIVYRKRKVFHLIKQIKQKPWSWLLWSTVGFGLFYAPLCFAAAYGPGWLIAGTWQITILSGSLLAPLFYARVKRGSEYVLVRGRIPYKSLLFSSFILLGVVFMQIDHATEISLRSMILCVLPILIASFAYPLGNRKMMEVCEGKIGPYERLLGMTIASMPFWVILTIYGLFKAGVPSVNQTVQSLIVALLSGVCATALFFAATDLVKHDMQKLGAVEATQSFEVLFALLGEVLLLSAPLPTAISWIGILFVVGGMMAQSYASNRKIKKEQSLSV; via the coding sequence ATGCGTCCTATTTTCTTAGGAATTTTAGCTTCTCTCTTTTTTGCTTCCACATTTGTGTTAAATCGCTTTATGGAAGTAGAAGGAGGAAGCTGGGTTTGGAGTGCTGTGCTTCGCTTTGTTTTTATGATTCCCTTTCTATTGTTCATTGTCTATCGTAAGCGAAAAGTATTTCATTTAATAAAACAAATAAAACAGAAGCCTTGGAGCTGGCTTTTATGGAGCACTGTTGGCTTCGGTTTATTTTATGCACCGCTTTGCTTTGCAGCTGCCTACGGTCCTGGATGGCTTATTGCAGGAACATGGCAAATTACCATTTTATCTGGGTCATTATTAGCTCCGCTTTTTTACGCGAGAGTTAAAAGAGGCTCAGAGTATGTTTTAGTAAGAGGACGTATTCCATATAAAAGTCTTTTATTTTCTTCTTTCATTTTACTAGGTGTTGTATTTATGCAAATAGATCATGCGACCGAAATTTCTTTACGAAGTATGATTCTGTGCGTTCTGCCTATTTTAATCGCTTCTTTTGCCTATCCTCTTGGTAATCGTAAGATGATGGAAGTTTGCGAGGGAAAGATAGGTCCGTACGAACGTTTGTTAGGAATGACGATTGCAAGCATGCCGTTCTGGGTCATTTTAACAATTTATGGGCTTTTCAAAGCAGGAGTGCCAAGTGTAAATCAAACGGTTCAGTCACTTATTGTTGCGTTACTTTCGGGAGTTTGTGCAACAGCGCTCTTCTTTGCGGCAACAGATCTTGTGAAACATGATATGCAAAAGCTTGGGGCAGTAGAAGCAACGCAGTCATTTGAAGTCCTTTTTGCTCTTTTAGGAGAAGTTTTATTGCTTTCGGCTCCGTTACCAACAGCTATTTCATGGATAGGGATTTTGTTTGTTGTCGGCGGCATGATGGCCCAAAGCTATGCTTCTAATAGAAAGATTAAAAAAGAACAAAGTTTATCTGTATAA
- a CDS encoding NAD(P)-dependent oxidoreductase yields the protein MNKKIAIIGGRGTVGKKISRKALEKGYSIKMLTRYPKESGSEICFIKGDARNKEDIKELIKGCDAVINTVGHPKSEKPFYSAVTSHTIEGMKELGIKRYIVATGASLTLNGDEKTFLNQVGANLFQLFFSAMMKEKEKEYELLKASLLDWTLIRLPFIVDKKGKGHIKVATKNMPGKVITNEDIASFSISQLDSKKYIRCTPFISN from the coding sequence ATGAATAAAAAGATTGCTATTATTGGCGGAAGAGGGACAGTCGGGAAAAAAATAAGTAGAAAAGCATTAGAAAAAGGCTATAGCATCAAAATGCTAACTCGATATCCTAAAGAAAGTGGGAGTGAAATTTGCTTTATTAAGGGAGATGCTCGGAATAAAGAGGATATAAAAGAGCTTATAAAAGGATGTGATGCTGTTATTAATACTGTTGGACATCCTAAAAGTGAAAAGCCTTTTTATAGCGCGGTAACTTCACATACTATAGAGGGAATGAAAGAGCTTGGAATAAAACGTTATATTGTAGCAACAGGAGCGTCTTTAACGCTGAATGGGGACGAAAAAACATTTCTAAATCAAGTAGGCGCAAATCTGTTTCAACTCTTTTTTTCGGCGATGATGAAGGAAAAAGAAAAGGAATACGAACTTTTAAAAGCAAGCTTACTAGACTGGACGCTTATTCGTCTTCCTTTTATTGTAGACAAGAAAGGAAAAGGACATATTAAAGTAGCGACAAAAAATATGCCAGGAAAAGTAATTACAAACGAAGATATAGCGAGTTTTTCGATTTCTCAATTAGATAGTAAAAAATATATAAGATGTACGCCATTTATTTCGAATTAA